A part of Biomphalaria glabrata chromosome 3, xgBioGlab47.1, whole genome shotgun sequence genomic DNA contains:
- the LOC106057958 gene encoding DNA polymerase eta-like, protein MTDRIIALIDMDCFYVQVEQRFNPSLKGKPCAVVQYNAWKGGGIIAVGYEARAFGVTRPMRGDDAKAKCPEIQLIKVPEARGKADLTRYREAGAEVISVFSKYCSSVERASIDEAYLDVTSEVAQRINALKGSPINELQIPNTYVEGYNGPEGTKEWLQKIYKENECSECEVRLAVAASLVEEMRAAVFKETGFTCSAGISHNKMLSKLSCGRNKPNKQTVLPHSAVPTLFSVLPLQKIRHLGGKLGASLLEMGLKTMSDLLPFTEDELHKKFGAKTGTWLYNACRGFNFEPVSIRELPKSIGCSKQFGGQQALDTPDKIKFWLSELAQEVCERLIRDKENNKRVAKCLTVIVGFNSSHNSSSRACALVKYEAEKIASDAFAMAKQFRTSPAHTQQWSPPFTYLGLSASRFSAVAGDHQNIASLFAASESTTQHKPVPSATFSDEDYDPTTSQVKDSSPGMSGVKINKTDKTKQSSNSSSKSTKNIQSFFSQKSKQFQEPTETEGHSSSTKAQTNQENTAVSSVKNSQAHSSVTSVKSVDEKSDVTSLKNVPSHSTPPSKENAKDPPVLSSQSPKGFFARKLRAIKNGKGSVPQTLPGSVPETLPGSVPQILPERNKESSTESEKELTASEVMMEQATDRVSAHSPSDISNGHSEQGSSAHKPTSTANADNSEDYMTCDKCGQVVSMWDMPEHTDYHFALDLQKESRQQSSTKTVSHGSTTKRKFKSPSKKAKGGKKKKEVVDKSIQPLTMFFSQIIN, encoded by the exons atgacgGACAGAATAATTGCCCTTATTGATATGGATTGCTTTTATGTGCAAGTGGAACAAAGATTCAATccaagtctgaaagggaagccATGTGCAGTTGTCCAGTACAATGCATGGAAAGGAGGAGG TATAATAGCTGTAGGCTATGAAGCTCGTGCATTTGGAGTAACAAGACCCATGCGTGGTGATGATGCTAAAGCCAAATGTCCAGAGATACAGTTAATAAAAGTTCCAGAAGCTAGAGGCAAGGCTGATCTCACAAG GTATCGAGAGGCTGGAGCTGAAGTGATTTCAGTCTTCAGTAAATATTGTTCAAGTGTTGAGCGTGCAAGCATTGATGAAGCTTATCTGGATGTCACTTCTGAGGTTGCACAAAGAATCAATGCATTGAAGGGGAGTCCAATCAATGAGCTTCAGATACCAAACACATACGTTGAAGGCTATAATGGCCCAGAAG gAACAAAAGAATGGCTTCAAAAGATCTACAAGGAAAATGAGTGTTCTGAGTGTGAAGTCAGGTTGGCAGTGGCAGCAAGTCTTGTAGAAGAAATGAGAGCTGCCGTATTCAAAGAAACTGGTTTCACATGTTCAGCTGGCATATCTCACAACAAG aTGCTTTCCAAGTTGTCATGTGGTAGGAATAAACCAAATAAACAGACAGTGCTGCCTCACTCTGCAGTGCCAACTCTGTTTTCAGTTTTACCCTTACAAAAAAT CCGTCATTTGGGTGGAAAACTTGGTGCGTCTTTGTTAGAAATGGGTTTGAAGACCATGTCTGATTTATTACCATTTACAGAAGATGAACTACACAAAAAGTTTGGAGCTAAAACAGG GACATGGCTGTACAATGCCTGCCGTGGTTTCAACTTTGAACCTGTATCTATTAGAGAGTTGCCAAAGTCTATAGGTTGTTCCAAACAGTTTGGTGGGCAACAGGCATTAGATACACCAGACAAG ATAAAGTTTTGGTTGTCAGAGTTGGCGCAGGAAGTTTGTGAGCGACTGATTCGAgataaagaaaat aacaaGAGAGTTGCCAAATGTTTGACAGTGATAGTTGGTTTTAATTCTTCCCACAATTCATCTTCCCGTGCTTGTGCTTTGGTGAAATATGAAGCTGAGAAGATTGCATCAGATGCATTTGCTATGGCCAAGCAATTTAGGACAAGCCCTGCTCATACTCAGCAATG GTCACCACCATTCACTTACTTGGGCCTATCAGCAAGCAGATTTTCAGCAGTCGCTGGAGATCACCAGAATATTGCCAGCCTGTTCgctgcctctgagtccaccactCAACACAAACCTGTACCATCTGCGACATTCTCTGATGAAGACTATGATCCCACAACATCACAGGTCAAAGATTCATCCCCAGGAATGTCaggtgttaaaataaataaaacagataaAACCAAACAATCCAGCAACTCTTCAAGCAAGAGCACTAAGAACATTCAGAGTTTCTTCAGTCAAAAGTCTAAACAGTTTCAGGAACCGACAGAGACTGAAGGTCACAGTTCATCAACCAAAGCACAAACTAATCAGGAGAATACTGCAGTTTCAAGTGTAAAAAATTCTCAAGCTCATAGTTCAGTGACTAGTGTCAAAAGTGTGGATGAGAAAAGTGATGTGACTAGTCTAAAGAATGTTCCTAGTCACAGTACACCGCCTAGTAAGGAAAATGCTAAAGATCCACCTGTGCTAAGTAGTCAGTCGCCAAAAGGATTCTTTGCTCGCAAATTAAGAGCTATTAAAAATGGGAAAGGCAGTGTCCCTCAAACCTTACCTGGCAGTGTCCCTGAAACCTTACCTGGCAGTGTCCCTCAGATCTTAcctgaaagaaacaaagaatcTTCCACCGAGTCAGAGAAAGAGCTAACAGCTAGTGAAGTAATGATGGAACAAGCTACAGACAGAGTCTCTGCACATTCCCCATCAGATATAAGCAATGGTCACTCTGAACAAGGCTCTTCGGCTCATAAACCTACAAGCACTGCCAATGCAGATAACAGTGAAGATTACATGACCTGTGACAAATGTGGCCAGGTTGTCTCAATGTGGGATATGCCAGAACACACAGACTATCATTTCGCTCTGGATCTCCAAAAGGAGTCCAGGCAGCAATCGTCTACTAAAACTGTATCCCATGGATCCACAACAAAAAGGAAATTCAAAAGTCCCTCCAAGAAAGCCAAgggaggaaaaaagaaaaaggaagttGTAGACAAAAGTATCCAACCCTTGACCATGTTCTTTTCTCAAATCATCAATTGA